One segment of Pyrococcus sp. ST04 DNA contains the following:
- a CDS encoding DUF835 domain-containing protein, which yields MLEVKSTIILIGTVSIVTGGYFLYASLKEKRKDALYASLGWFMLGAYYLIRYHGIHKSVAEMFLYFYALGMAFYTVEIIEDYAPTALRHVKCYLLVPLSHILYRTITMILHMRRVPVGGIAGDSGFMLIISAYIFWKGLGKEAMLNSVAMLILGIDLTLYKFIGDSLIDLVLILLGALILSVSTIRRYKTLIKEVKKGEIPDINPGMKIVPDAYFEVLLESLEDKPLLLFTRDLSKKSENWTVFYVTNTQMENGIRPTELEKMTHLAVRYMREARMSGGRGVVAIDCLEFLKLYNDFRSIMKFLHALRDYAIAENGTVIVAYTPEAWEEKEKAMLMNLAT from the coding sequence ATGCTGGAAGTCAAGTCTACAATAATTTTAATTGGTACAGTTTCAATAGTTACTGGGGGATACTTTCTTTATGCTTCTCTTAAGGAGAAGAGAAAGGATGCACTTTATGCAAGTTTAGGTTGGTTTATGCTTGGAGCCTACTACCTCATAAGATACCATGGAATCCACAAAAGCGTTGCAGAAATGTTCCTCTACTTCTACGCCCTCGGAATGGCTTTTTATACAGTTGAGATAATAGAGGACTACGCCCCCACGGCCTTGAGGCATGTTAAATGTTACCTCCTGGTTCCACTAAGCCACATACTGTATAGAACAATAACAATGATCCTCCATATGAGGAGAGTTCCAGTTGGCGGTATCGCTGGAGACTCGGGCTTTATGCTCATAATTTCGGCCTATATATTCTGGAAGGGCCTTGGAAAAGAAGCAATGTTAAATAGTGTTGCAATGCTGATTCTTGGAATTGACTTAACGCTGTACAAGTTTATTGGTGATTCTCTCATAGACCTGGTTTTGATCCTATTAGGAGCCTTAATACTCTCGGTTTCAACGATAAGGAGATATAAAACACTCATCAAAGAAGTCAAGAAAGGAGAGATACCAGATATTAATCCAGGAATGAAGATAGTTCCAGATGCATACTTTGAAGTTCTTCTTGAATCTCTAGAAGACAAGCCGCTGTTGCTCTTCACTAGGGATCTCAGCAAGAAATCAGAGAACTGGACAGTATTCTACGTCACAAATACCCAGATGGAGAACGGCATTAGGCCCACTGAACTTGAAAAAATGACACATTTAGCTGTCAGGTATATGAGGGAAGCTAGAATGTCGGGTGGCCGAGGTGTTGTTGCTATTGATTGCTTGGAGTTCCTAAAGCTCTACAATGACTTTAGATCTATAATGAAGTTCCTTCATGCTCTTAGGGATTATGCAATAGCCGAGAACG
- a CDS encoding dipeptidase has product MIFDAHSDLPTYVYEEREKGSTRVLEREFNRFFNGISARVMSVWSRPEKRPIILRYTLEAINRLFRDVEESTKFEIVGTVNEMDDVIKNGKIALWLGIEGGEPVESLDILEILHSLGLRVLTLTWSLRNQIGDGVFERTSGGLTNFGVEVVGKAEELGIILDLSHINEAGFWDTLDVTAFPVIASHSNAKALCDNPRNLTDDQIKAIAERDGVIGAVAIPAFVDKEQPTLEKYVSHIEYMVDLVGYKHVGIGFDFVYYLPGWKGKSVIGLEDESKIPELIRALREKFSEKEVKAIAFENFRRVFERVVG; this is encoded by the coding sequence ATGATATTTGATGCACATTCAGACTTGCCAACATATGTATATGAAGAAAGGGAAAAAGGAAGTACAAGAGTTTTGGAGAGAGAATTTAACAGATTTTTTAATGGAATCTCGGCTAGAGTAATGAGTGTGTGGAGTAGACCCGAAAAAAGGCCAATAATTTTAAGATACACCCTGGAGGCCATCAACAGACTATTTAGGGACGTGGAAGAAAGTACAAAGTTTGAAATCGTTGGGACAGTGAATGAAATGGATGATGTAATTAAAAACGGAAAAATTGCATTATGGCTTGGAATCGAGGGAGGAGAGCCTGTAGAAAGCCTTGATATCCTCGAAATACTCCACTCCCTTGGACTTAGAGTATTGACTCTAACATGGAGCCTCAGGAATCAAATAGGGGATGGCGTGTTTGAAAGGACAAGCGGAGGGTTAACGAACTTCGGAGTTGAGGTTGTCGGGAAGGCTGAGGAGCTCGGAATTATACTCGATTTGAGCCATATAAATGAAGCTGGATTCTGGGATACTCTTGATGTCACAGCTTTTCCGGTTATAGCCTCACACTCCAACGCAAAGGCCCTATGCGACAATCCGAGAAACCTAACAGATGACCAGATAAAGGCTATAGCGGAGAGGGATGGTGTTATAGGAGCAGTTGCCATTCCTGCCTTCGTTGACAAGGAGCAACCAACACTCGAAAAATATGTTAGCCATATTGAGTATATGGTGGATCTAGTCGGCTATAAACATGTTGGAATAGGCTTTGATTTCGTCTATTACTTACCTGGATGGAAAGGAAAGAGTGTAATAGGATTAGAAGATGAGTCCAAAATTCCTGAGCTTATTAGGGCACTAAGGGAGAAATTTAGTGAAAAGGAAGTTAAGGCAATAGCCTTTGAAAACTTTAGACGAGTATTCGAAAGGGTGGTTGGGTGA
- a CDS encoding RAD55 family ATPase yields the protein MQIYPERISTGVKGLDELIEGGLIPGRVYLVIGPPGSGKTTFGMQFLLEGARRGEKTAYISLIHKPEEVVRDMVRFDPSIYAYVNTWKLMLFDLGPILWRESTRVPTWRSVLSRIRDIVEDERITRLVIDPLTAIDFPQQDPVEKRVELAKFIRGLEDLGVTAYLIAEMIELDKYSEEHYLVSGIIMLHYFMHEGKMIRAIQIFKMRGIKHDPNLKLLKFTDKGLVVYNKSPFEVEENE from the coding sequence ATGCAGATATATCCAGAGAGAATATCAACGGGCGTGAAAGGCCTCGATGAACTCATTGAAGGAGGATTAATTCCAGGGAGAGTTTACTTAGTAATAGGCCCACCCGGAAGTGGGAAAACAACATTTGGAATGCAGTTTTTACTTGAAGGAGCAAGAAGAGGAGAAAAGACAGCATATATCTCATTAATTCACAAGCCAGAAGAGGTAGTTAGAGACATGGTGAGGTTTGATCCTTCCATCTATGCTTATGTTAATACTTGGAAGCTTATGCTCTTCGATTTAGGTCCAATACTCTGGAGAGAATCAACTCGAGTTCCAACATGGAGGAGTGTCCTATCGAGGATTAGAGATATAGTGGAAGATGAAAGGATTACTAGACTTGTGATAGACCCATTAACTGCAATTGATTTCCCTCAGCAAGATCCCGTCGAAAAGAGGGTGGAACTTGCGAAGTTTATTAGAGGACTCGAAGATCTTGGCGTAACTGCATATCTAATAGCTGAGATGATAGAACTTGACAAGTATTCCGAGGAACATTATCTGGTTAGCGGGATTATAATGCTCCACTACTTTATGCATGAGGGCAAGATGATTAGGGCAATTCAAATATTTAAGATGAGAGGAATTAAACATGACCCAAACTTGAAACTCTTGAAGTTTACAGATAAGGGGTTGGTGGTGTACAATAAGTCCCCCTTCGAGGTTGAAGAAAATGAATAA
- a CDS encoding methyltransferase domain-containing protein, translated as MGTYYLTFREAREILKGKNKINVDLGKTSEKINVEVRDGYVFFPDGTRLDIELVKKISEDESTVYFIENGTLYKAAIAGSHFYKLVPTVPPTIEINGIRMHRTKDVNPWEDTVIKVNTINPRPGEYVLDSCMGLGYTAIEAARRGAKVITIEKDKNVIELAKINPWSRDLFENPNIKIIQGDSYEVIKEFENEMFDAVIHDPPRFSLAGELYSEEFYRELFRVLKPGGRLFHYVGNPGKRYRRKDIQRGVMERLRKVGFIGVRRIEEALGVVARKPRRI; from the coding sequence ATGGGCACGTATTATCTAACCTTTAGAGAGGCTAGGGAAATACTTAAGGGTAAGAACAAAATAAATGTGGATCTAGGGAAAACAAGCGAGAAGATAAATGTCGAAGTTAGAGATGGCTATGTATTTTTTCCTGATGGTACAAGACTTGACATTGAGTTAGTGAAGAAGATTAGCGAAGATGAAAGCACTGTATACTTCATTGAGAATGGAACCTTGTACAAGGCAGCGATTGCTGGAAGCCACTTCTATAAGCTGGTTCCAACGGTCCCTCCTACCATAGAAATTAATGGCATCAGGATGCACAGGACAAAGGATGTAAACCCTTGGGAAGATACGGTAATTAAAGTAAACACAATAAATCCAAGGCCGGGGGAATATGTGCTTGACAGTTGTATGGGGCTGGGGTATACAGCGATAGAGGCTGCAAGGAGAGGGGCTAAGGTTATTACAATTGAAAAGGACAAGAACGTCATAGAGCTTGCAAAAATAAATCCTTGGAGCAGAGACCTCTTTGAGAATCCAAACATAAAGATAATCCAAGGCGACTCATATGAGGTAATAAAAGAGTTTGAAAACGAAATGTTCGATGCAGTAATCCACGACCCACCAAGGTTTTCCCTTGCGGGTGAGCTTTATAGTGAAGAATTCTATAGGGAACTATTTAGAGTATTAAAGCCGGGAGGTAGGTTGTTTCATTACGTTGGAAATCCCGGGAAGAGATACAGGAGAAAAGATATTCAAAGGGGAGTTATGGAGAGGTTGAGAAAAGTTGGATTCATTGGGGTTAGGAGGATTGAGGAGGCCTTAGGTGTGGTAGCGAGAAAACCTAGGAGGATTTGA